The Oscillatoria acuminata PCC 6304 genomic interval AGGGTCAAATTGGTATAGCTGATATTGCCCGGAATTTTAGTCCGGATCATCCGCCCTCGGGATTTACCATCTTTGCCCCACATTTGGGGGGTGACTTCGCAGATTTCAATGATTTCCTGGCTAGTTTTAAACCCCTGACATTCCATAAAGTAAGCATCGATCGCATCGACACTATCTTTCAGGTGCAGTTCTAGGTAAAATCGCGAGGTGGCAAGTAATTCAGGAAATTCAGGCACGGTTTAATCTCCAGCAAACGAGTTGCATCTCAGGTGGCGATCGCCGATAGAGCAAGGAGGGGTCTTCCCTACCCGAGGGCGGGACAATCCCACTCCGTTGACTGTCTATCCTTCTGTCATGAAACGCGCTTAGTTCGTGCGTTCCACATACTCATAACAAAACGTGATCGTTTCTTTGAGGGACTGATTTCCCGCCGCATCTAAGTCGGACATTTTATAGGTCATCGGCATCACCCCTTTAAAGGTCCAGCTTGCGGAAGCTGATCCATCTTGCTTAAACACCGTCAAAGTGGCCTGATCAGTTTTACCTTTGGTTCCCGTGGCACCGCCTAAGTCCGGGGTGGAGTGGGAATCGTAAAACCACTTGGAAACCGCTTTCGGGTCTTTACTAGAGGTCACAAATGTCACGGTGACATCGCTCGATTCTACAGCGGAAGGTGCGGCTTGGCGATTGACCTTACTTCCAGTTTTTACCCCAAATGCCCCATCGGCATTGGTCACA includes:
- a CDS encoding phage tail protein, with translation MPVDKEPLSQARFEFAADGLGKDLLVESVSGVKMSIPVTNADGAFGVKTGSKVNRQAAPSAVESSDVTVTFVTSSKDPKAVSKWFYDSHSTPDLGGATGTKGKTDQATLTVFKQDGSASASWTFKGVMPMTYKMSDLDAAGNQSLKETITFCYEYVERTN